Below is a genomic region from Bacteroidia bacterium.
CAAACTGGAAACAGCCGGGAAACATGTGCTGGTAATAGGCCGCAGCATGATCGTGGGCACGCCCATCAGCCTGATGCTATCGCGCGATACTTATCCGGGCAATGCCACGGTGACCCTGGCCCACCGCTATTCTGATCAGGAGCACATGAAAGAGCTTTCAGCAGAGGCTGACATTATCATTACGGCAGTGGGTATTCCCGGTTTTTTGGGGCCGGACATGGTGAAGGAAGGCGCAGTGCTGATTGACGTTGGCACCACCCGCGTACCCGATGCCACACGCAAGAGCGGTTACCGCCTGCGGGGCGACATGCAGTTTGAAGCCCTCAAAGAAAAGTGCAGCGCCATGACGCCCGTTCCCGGTGGCGTGGGGCCAATGACCATTACGGCATTACTTCTGAACACACTCCGGGCTGCCAAACAAGAGATTTTTGCATAAACCGTGACCCATCCTATACCAGCATCCACAGCCGCCAAACTGCCGCTGATGGAAGCCTTTTACACCATACAGGGCGAAGGCGCCTTTACCGGCCATGCCGCCTATTTCATCAGGCTGGGAGGCTGCGATGTGGGCTGCGTTTGGTGTGATGTAAAGGAAAGCTGGGATTTTGATGCACATCCGTACGTGGCGGCAGATGCTATTGCAGATGAGGCCGCACGGCACCCGGCCAGAATTGCCGTAATAACTGGCGGTGAACCGGCACTTCACGACCTCACAGAACTTACAGCGCAACTCAAAGCCAGGAACTTTCAAGTCCACATCGAAACCTCCGGCTCCAGTCCGCTGCATGGCCATTTCGACTGGATCACACTTTCCCCCAAGAAATTCAAATTCCCGATAGCTGAAGCATATTCCGCAGCCCACGAGCTCAAGATCATCGTATTCAACAAATCAGACCTGAAATGGGCGGAACAAGAAGCCACCAAGGTCCGCCCCCACTGCAAGCTCCTCCTCCAGCCGGAATGGGGAAAACGCGAGCAGATGATGCCTCTCATCACTCAATACGTA
It encodes:
- a CDS encoding 7-carboxy-7-deazaguanine synthase QueE codes for the protein MTHPIPASTAAKLPLMEAFYTIQGEGAFTGHAAYFIRLGGCDVGCVWCDVKESWDFDAHPYVAADAIADEAARHPARIAVITGGEPALHDLTELTAQLKARNFQVHIETSGSSPLHGHFDWITLSPKKFKFPIAEAYSAAHELKIIVFNKSDLKWAEQEATKVRPHCKLLLQPEWGKREQMMPLITQYVMANPQWHISLQVHKYLDIP